A genome region from Thermoanaerobacterium xylanolyticum LX-11 includes the following:
- a CDS encoding DNA polymerase III subunit alpha, producing MFVHLHVHSEYSLLDGSCRIKELIKRTKELGMNSIAITDHGVMYGAIDFYKEAVSYGVKPIIGCEIYVSPRSLYDKEYGIDNLNYHLILLCKNMTGYENLMKIVSKASIDGFYYKPRIDHQYLKEHSEGLIALSSCLGGEIPSYLISDDYEKAKETAIFYNSIFGTGNFYLELQYHGLSQQEKVNSELIKLSQELNIPLVATNDVHYLKKEDHLAHEVLLCIQTGKNMDDSDRMSFPTDQFYLKSPDEMYEMFSYCKEALENTVKIADMCNLEFEFNKTKLPKFEVPDGMKSDEYLRKLCIDGLYKRYPNPTDEVMERLNYELSVIEKMGYVDYFLIVWDFIKFARDNGIMTGPGRGSAAGSLVAYCLGITKIDPIKYNLLFERFLNPERVSMPDIDSDFCYERRQEVIDYVVKKYGEDRVAQIITFGTMAARAAIRDVGRALNFPYAEVDVIAKMIPFELGMTIDKAIELNPELKDKYEKDEKIRRLIDISRSLEGLPRHASTHAAGVVISSEPLVKYVPLQKNEGSIVTQFTMTTLEELGLLKMDFLGLRTLTVIRDTLDIVKETRGIDVDIDSIDFEDKEVYALISRGDTEGVFQLESSGMKQFMTELRPEKLEDVIAGISLYRPGPMDQIPRYIENKNNPENIKYEHPLLKPILDVTYGCMVYQEQVMQIVRDLAGYSLGRSDLVRRAMAKKKMKVMEEERKNFIYGIKDENGNYVVPGAVNRGVDEATANRLFDEMIDFANYAFNKSHAAAYAVVAFQTAYLKRYYPVEFMAALLNSFVDNTDKVAFYVQVLKKIGIQILPPDINESYSYFTVVNGKIRFGLAAVKNVGLNATLEIVEDRKKNGRYTSIIDFFERIDEMQLNKKAVESLIKAGAFDSFGVYRSQLLAVYEGIMESIHRSREKNIKGQMSLFESDSESHKIDYSLPDIKEFSKGVILSMEKETMGLYISGHPLDEYQDDIRRIANCTTRDLKNSDDSFVKKSAFDDQDVVLVGIVESKKIKFTKNNNMMAFVNLADLYGTIEVIVFPAVYERYSKFLSEDLPVIIKGKVSLREDEEPKILCDEVEPLTHRIREKLWLNVKEQKDVEKIKGILTKYKGNIPVFIRYENKNLAAQKDLWVNGANELLDELASVLGKENVKIV from the coding sequence ATGTTTGTACATTTGCACGTTCACAGCGAATACAGTCTTCTTGATGGTTCATGCAGAATAAAAGAGCTTATAAAGAGGACAAAAGAGCTTGGAATGAACTCTATAGCTATTACAGATCATGGCGTCATGTACGGTGCCATTGACTTTTACAAAGAAGCCGTATCTTATGGTGTAAAACCTATAATTGGATGTGAGATTTACGTCTCTCCAAGATCACTATACGATAAAGAATACGGCATAGATAATCTAAACTACCATTTAATTTTACTATGTAAAAACATGACTGGATATGAAAATTTGATGAAAATTGTCTCAAAGGCATCTATTGATGGTTTTTACTATAAACCGAGGATTGATCATCAGTACTTAAAAGAACACAGTGAAGGTCTGATAGCGCTTAGCTCATGTCTTGGCGGTGAAATACCATCATATCTCATATCTGATGATTATGAAAAAGCTAAAGAGACTGCTATTTTTTATAACTCTATTTTTGGAACAGGTAACTTTTATTTGGAGCTTCAATACCACGGTTTAAGCCAACAAGAAAAAGTAAATTCAGAATTGATAAAGCTTTCACAAGAGCTAAACATACCTCTTGTGGCTACAAATGATGTTCACTACCTTAAAAAAGAGGATCATTTGGCACATGAAGTCCTTTTGTGCATCCAGACAGGTAAAAATATGGATGATTCTGACAGGATGTCATTTCCAACAGATCAGTTTTATTTAAAATCACCTGATGAGATGTATGAGATGTTTTCTTATTGCAAGGAAGCTTTGGAGAATACGGTAAAAATTGCTGATATGTGCAATCTGGAATTTGAATTTAATAAAACGAAGCTTCCTAAGTTTGAAGTGCCAGACGGCATGAAGTCTGATGAATATTTGAGAAAGTTATGTATTGATGGGTTATATAAAAGGTATCCAAATCCAACTGATGAAGTGATGGAAAGGCTAAACTACGAGCTTTCTGTGATAGAAAAGATGGGATATGTTGATTACTTTTTAATCGTTTGGGATTTTATTAAATTTGCCCGCGACAATGGAATAATGACTGGTCCTGGAAGGGGTTCGGCTGCAGGAAGTCTTGTGGCATACTGCCTCGGCATAACAAAGATTGATCCTATAAAGTACAATCTTCTTTTTGAAAGATTTTTGAATCCTGAAAGAGTAAGCATGCCAGATATAGACTCTGACTTTTGCTATGAGAGAAGACAAGAAGTAATTGATTATGTAGTCAAAAAGTATGGAGAAGACAGAGTGGCTCAGATAATAACATTTGGTACAATGGCTGCCAGGGCTGCCATAAGAGATGTGGGGCGTGCCTTAAACTTCCCTTACGCTGAAGTTGATGTCATTGCAAAAATGATACCTTTCGAACTGGGTATGACTATAGATAAAGCAATCGAGTTAAATCCAGAGCTAAAAGATAAGTACGAAAAAGACGAGAAGATTAGGCGATTAATTGATATTTCAAGATCTCTTGAAGGTCTTCCGAGGCATGCTTCTACACACGCTGCTGGCGTAGTTATATCCAGTGAACCACTGGTTAAATACGTGCCACTTCAAAAAAATGAAGGCTCTATTGTCACACAGTTTACAATGACGACTTTGGAAGAATTAGGTCTTTTAAAGATGGATTTTTTAGGTTTAAGGACACTTACTGTCATAAGAGATACTTTGGATATCGTAAAAGAGACCAGAGGAATAGATGTTGACATAGACAGTATTGACTTTGAAGATAAAGAAGTTTATGCACTGATAAGCAGAGGTGATACTGAGGGCGTATTTCAATTAGAGTCATCTGGAATGAAACAGTTTATGACAGAGCTAAGGCCAGAAAAGTTGGAAGATGTAATAGCGGGTATATCGCTTTATAGACCGGGACCGATGGATCAAATACCAAGATACATAGAAAATAAAAATAACCCTGAGAATATAAAGTATGAACATCCACTTCTTAAACCAATTCTTGATGTCACATACGGTTGCATGGTGTATCAGGAACAAGTTATGCAAATAGTAAGGGATCTGGCAGGGTATTCATTGGGAAGGTCTGACTTGGTTCGCCGTGCTATGGCGAAGAAAAAAATGAAGGTCATGGAGGAAGAGAGAAAAAACTTCATTTATGGAATTAAGGATGAAAATGGGAATTACGTTGTACCGGGAGCTGTAAATAGAGGCGTCGATGAAGCTACAGCTAACAGGCTTTTTGACGAAATGATAGATTTTGCCAATTATGCATTCAATAAATCTCATGCTGCAGCTTATGCTGTTGTGGCATTTCAAACAGCATATTTAAAGCGGTATTATCCTGTTGAATTCATGGCTGCATTGCTTAATAGCTTTGTTGATAATACGGACAAGGTGGCTTTTTATGTACAAGTTCTAAAAAAGATTGGTATACAGATTTTGCCGCCAGACATAAATGAAAGCTATTCCTACTTTACCGTCGTCAATGGCAAAATCAGATTTGGCCTTGCTGCTGTTAAGAATGTTGGGTTAAACGCCACTCTGGAAATTGTAGAAGACAGAAAGAAAAATGGCAGGTACACTTCTATCATAGACTTTTTTGAGAGAATAGACGAAATGCAATTAAACAAGAAGGCCGTTGAAAGTCTCATAAAAGCTGGTGCATTCGATTCATTTGGTGTCTACAGATCTCAATTATTGGCTGTTTACGAAGGCATCATGGAAAGCATTCATAGAAGCAGAGAGAAAAATATAAAGGGACAGATGTCTTTATTTGAAAGTGATTCAGAAAGCCATAAAATCGACTATTCGCTTCCAGATATCAAAGAATTTTCTAAAGGCGTAATACTTTCTATGGAAAAAGAGACTATGGGGCTTTATATTAGCGGTCATCCACTTGACGAATATCAAGACGACATACGAAGAATAGCAAATTGTACAACCAGAGACTTGAAAAATAGCGATGATTCGTTTGTAAAAAAATCTGCCTTTGATGATCAGGATGTTGTTTTGGTAGGGATTGTAGAGAGCAAAAAAATAAAGTTTACAAAAAATAACAATATGATGGCTTTTGTAAATCTTGCAGATTTGTATGGTACCATCGAAGTCATCGTATTTCCTGCTGTGTACGAAAGGTATTCAAAATTTTTAAGTGAAGATCTCCCTGTTATAATAAAGGGCAAAGTCAGTTTAAGAGAAGATGAAGAGCCAAAGATTTTATGCGATGAAGTCGAACCACTTACACACAGGATAAGGGAAAAACTGTGGCTTAATGTAAAAGAACAAAAAGATGTGGAAAAGATTAAGGGCATCTTAACAAAATACAAGGGAAACATTCCGGTTTTTATAAGATATGAAAATAAAAATCTGGCAGCACAAAAAGATCTTTGGGTAAATGGTGCAAATGAGCTTTTGGATGAACTTGCAAGTGTACTGGGAAAAGAAAATGTTAAAATTGTATAA